Proteins from a genomic interval of Oncorhynchus nerka isolate Pitt River linkage group LG13, Oner_Uvic_2.0, whole genome shotgun sequence:
- the LOC115140519 gene encoding 5-hydroxytryptamine receptor 1B, with the protein MERASQLKPTSFIYGEFWNMSTNDTNVNVTTEGEEVDSLAFQAGLAFTLSLITFATTLSNAFVIATIYQSRKLHTPANFLIASLALTDLLVSVLVMPISALYTVSQTWTLGQVMCDIWLSSDITCCTASILHLCVIALDRYWAITDAVEYTKKRTPARAAGMIATAWVIAISISLPPFFWRQVKTDEVTTCNVNTDHIFYTIYSTFGAFYIPTLLLIALYGRIYVEARKRILKQSSNKPGKRLTSAHLITNSPGTHSVASTTSLNYGTNEASSCDANSSTANVNHVKVIVSDALLEKKRISAARERKATKTLGIILGAYIICWLPFFIYTLVVSVCASCFYPELFDIFTWLGYLNSLINPIIYTMSNEDFKKAFHKLIRFRCCRS; encoded by the coding sequence ATGGAGCGCGCCAGTCAGTTGAAGCCAACTTCTTTTATTTATGGAGAGTTCTGGAATATGTCAACCAATGATACCAATGTAAATGTTACGActgaaggagaggaggtggaTAGTTTGGCTTTCCAAGCCGGTTTAGCATTTACATTATCTCTGATAACCTTTGCAACAACATTATCAAATGCATTCGTTATTGCTACTATTTATCAATCCAGAAAACTGCATACGCCTGCAAACTTTCTGATAGCATCACTCGCCCTGACAGACCTTCTAGTGTCCGTATTGGTGATGCCAATCAGCGCACTATACACGGTGAGTCAAACATGGACTTTGGGACAAGTTATGTGCGACATATGGTTGTCTTCAGACATTACGTGTTGCACCGCATCCATTCTTCACCTGTGCGTAATTGCACTGGACCGTTACTGGGCAATAACAGACGCGGTTGAGTACACCAAGAAGCGCACACCAGCGCGCGCAGCGGGGATGATCGCCACTGCCTGGGTGATTGCCATCTCCATCTCACTGCCGCCCTTCTTCTGGCGTCAGGTGAAAACGGACGAGGTTACCACTTGCAACGTGAATACTGATCACATTTTCTACACTATTTATTCCACTTTTGGAGCCTTCTATATTCCCACTTTGTTACTCATAGCCCTTTACGGTAGGATCTACGTGGAAGCCCGAAAGAGAATCTTGAAACAGTCGTCTAATAAACCGGGGAAAAGACTCACTTCTGCCCATTTGATAACAAACTCGCCGGGTACACATTCTGTGGCATCCACCACCTCTCTAAATTACGGGACGAACGAAGCCTCTTCTTGCGACGCGAATAGCTCAACTGCCAATGTGAACCATGTGAAAGTCATTGTATCCGACGCGCTCCTGGAGAAGAAGAGGATCTCCGCTGCCAGGGAAAGAAAGGCGACAAAAACTTTAGGGATCATTCTTGGAGCTTACATCATATGCTGGCTACCGTTTTTCATTTACACTTTAGTGGTTTCCGTCTGTGCGTCATGTTTCTATCCAGAATTATTTGACATATTCACTTGGTTGGGTTATCTTAACTCTTTAATAAACCCCATCATTTACACCATGTCCAATGaggatttcaaaaaggctttccaCAAACTAATACGCTTTAGATGTTGCAGGTCCTGA